Proteins from a genomic interval of Mycoplasmopsis columboralis:
- the rplI gene encoding 50S ribosomal protein L9, whose translation MKVILIKDCKDGKANTIVEVSNGYGTNFLIKGGYALPYNEKTAKSLERKLQQLSADEHQKRSEYIALKEQLEQVLLKFELKAAVDKNHNLNVHKSVSTKEVHDELKKLGYNLPKHALEKIHFVSEGSHEVMANLYKDINATIRLEITINVTK comes from the coding sequence ATGAAAGTAATTTTAATTAAAGATTGTAAAGATGGAAAAGCAAATACTATAGTAGAAGTTTCAAATGGATATGGAACTAACTTTTTAATCAAAGGTGGTTATGCCTTACCTTACAATGAAAAAACTGCTAAATCATTAGAAAGAAAATTGCAACAACTTTCAGCAGATGAACACCAAAAAAGAAGTGAATATATTGCTTTAAAAGAGCAATTAGAACAAGTTTTATTAAAATTTGAATTAAAAGCAGCTGTTGATAAAAATCACAATTTAAATGTTCATAAAAGTGTTTCAACTAAGGAAGTACACGACGAATTGAAAAAACTTGGTTACAACTTACCAAAACATGCATTAGAAAAAATTCACTTTGTATCTGAAGGTAGTCATGAAGTAATGGCAAATTTATACAAAGATATTAATGCAACAATAAGATTGGAAATTACAATTAATGTCACAAAATAA
- the mgtE gene encoding magnesium transporter, with protein sequence MMEAKNLEYTNDIEEQILIELTKLIQSKSIRKIREFLDQYTLADIAYATENLQPSDQLFLLRSLKTADAAELFSYLDENIQSQLVSNLTEEWGIKVLQELQTDELADVLEDLPANLTRKILNDTEKEKRDKINSILSYSDDQVGSIMSVDISTVTNTLTCKKALNKIRRDYRNKMELSHNLYVVDQKGILLGSVTLEEIVFSDEDEVIDEIYSPVRSVYTYDSKEEAALIFADQDRSTLPVINRENFLIGMITSDDVIDVIQEAATEDIYKMSGINPDAAEDSYLKTSVKTIVKSRILWLIILMLSATLSQLVIEQFTHISETFIEESLKITIPVAIVVGLIPVISGSAGNAGSQSSTTITRASALGELELKDTWKAVWKEIKVAFIVGLVMFVFNILRLYIYFLIFKEKEVSWEGLTFVIIGSSISLFVVVIFAKFLGTVIPLLAISFKKDPAVMSAPILSTLSDALSTLIFFGINIAMLYIGVKTGVIPTLAV encoded by the coding sequence ATGATGGAAGCAAAAAACTTAGAATACACCAATGACATTGAAGAGCAAATTCTCATTGAACTCACTAAACTGATTCAATCTAAAAGCATTCGAAAAATTAGAGAATTTTTAGATCAATATACACTAGCAGATATTGCTTATGCCACTGAAAACTTACAACCCAGTGATCAGTTATTTTTACTTCGCTCTTTAAAAACTGCTGATGCTGCTGAACTTTTTTCTTACTTAGATGAAAACATTCAATCACAACTAGTAAGTAATTTAACTGAAGAGTGAGGAATAAAGGTTCTTCAAGAACTCCAAACCGATGAGTTAGCTGACGTTTTAGAAGATTTACCTGCTAATTTAACTCGTAAAATTTTAAATGACACCGAAAAAGAAAAGCGTGACAAAATCAACTCGATTTTATCTTATAGTGATGATCAAGTTGGAAGCATTATGTCAGTGGATATTTCCACTGTAACCAATACTTTAACATGTAAAAAAGCTTTAAACAAAATTCGTCGTGACTACCGCAACAAAATGGAGCTTTCACATAACTTGTATGTTGTTGATCAAAAAGGAATTTTACTAGGATCGGTGACTTTAGAAGAAATTGTCTTCTCTGATGAGGACGAAGTTATTGATGAAATTTATTCGCCAGTAAGATCGGTATACACTTACGATTCTAAAGAAGAAGCGGCTCTTATTTTCGCTGATCAAGATAGATCAACTCTTCCGGTTATTAATCGTGAAAACTTTTTAATTGGAATGATTACTTCTGATGATGTTATTGATGTTATTCAAGAAGCGGCCACAGAAGATATTTATAAAATGAGCGGGATTAATCCTGATGCTGCTGAAGATAGTTATTTAAAAACAAGCGTTAAAACCATCGTAAAATCGCGTATTTTATGACTGATCATCTTAATGCTCTCAGCTACTCTAAGTCAACTTGTTATTGAACAATTCACTCACATTAGTGAAACCTTTATTGAAGAATCTTTAAAAATAACTATTCCTGTAGCTATTGTAGTTGGTCTTATCCCGGTTATTTCTGGATCGGCTGGAAATGCCGGTTCCCAAAGTTCTACCACAATTACTCGGGCTAGTGCCTTAGGAGAATTGGAACTCAAAGATACCTGAAAAGCAGTGTGAAAAGAAATTAAAGTTGCCTTTATTGTTGGTTTGGTAATGTTTGTGTTTAACATCTTAAGACTTTACATTTACTTTTTGATTTTCAAAGAAAAAGAAGTGTCATGAGAAGGATTGACTTTTGTGATTATCGGAAGTTCAATTTCGCTTTTTGTGGTGGTTATTTTTGCAAAGTTTTTAGGAACAGTTATTCCGCTTTTAGCTATTTCATTTAAAAAAGACCCAGCTGTTATGTCAGCACCAATTTTATCTACTCTTTCAGATGCGCTTTCAACATTGATTTTCTTTGGAATTAATATAGCCATGCTGTATATTGGAGTGAAAACCGGAGTTATTCCAACACTTGCTGTATAA
- the pgsA gene encoding CDP-diacylglycerol--glycerol-3-phosphate 3-phosphatidyltransferase produces the protein MKVNSQAKKQIPNVLTVVRIVLAFLLVFFIVIKYIPNITTTRGLAIFFGGYDIFLAWLMLVVFVVAISTDFVDGYLARKWKVVSDFGKLWDPLGDKIITVVAFVYLALPKYPDVSSSWFNPGLVVLIIIRDLIVDGSRVQMAKKGIDVKASQLGRIKTFFISLVVIYALLINALTIYSNVLAEEGLFEVVNRWIIFVLLILSVVISYTSGVEYLLKVQRTKK, from the coding sequence ATGAAAGTTAATTCACAAGCGAAAAAACAAATTCCAAATGTTTTAACCGTGGTTAGAATAGTTTTAGCATTTTTGTTAGTGTTTTTTATTGTTATTAAATATATTCCTAATATCACAACTACAAGAGGATTAGCGATTTTCTTTGGTGGATATGATATCTTTTTAGCTTGATTGATGCTTGTTGTTTTTGTGGTGGCTATTTCTACAGATTTTGTGGATGGATATTTAGCTAGAAAATGGAAAGTAGTATCTGATTTTGGAAAGTTATGAGATCCCTTAGGTGATAAAATAATTACTGTTGTTGCTTTTGTGTACTTAGCTTTACCAAAATATCCGGATGTATCATCTAGCTGATTTAATCCAGGATTAGTTGTTTTAATTATTATTAGAGATTTAATTGTCGATGGCTCTAGAGTACAAATGGCCAAAAAAGGAATTGATGTAAAAGCTTCACAATTAGGACGCATTAAAACTTTTTTTATTTCACTTGTAGTTATCTATGCACTTTTAATTAATGCTCTTACTATTTATTCAAATGTCTTAGCTGAGGAAGGTTTATTTGAAGTGGTTAACAGATGAATTATTTTTGTGCTATTAATTTTAAGTGTGGTTATAAGTTACACATCTGGAGTGGAATATCTTTTAAAAGTACAAAGAACAAAGAAGTAA
- a CDS encoding GGDEF domain-containing protein: MKNRNKIILTAVIFVLFSLSFIGLLIPLVIYRDNTYVLFGLLLGILTVLSVEAAVLYFLISRFVKSRELIRKSFNSFIEDTMANNNIGIIIYDSGQEIVWSSSFLKSKFKNDFIGWTVEDFFNKFHKDRKKIDLNENRIEFSDSNNIYEAQFWPISSTIVIRDISTEHLFKTEAWEQKPVIGEIEIDNFQLYQSILSEEQFFRINKAVIDTIEDYVKKYNIIYRQYTNGKFIIFANEKTLSQLKQEHFDLFMKLNQRDIADVNKLSLSMGFASGWSSLKEQLEQAKKALLQAQSRGGDQVAIFSNTHNPIYFGSNSEIVADNSRTKVKNIALEMKKKLLSDEIDKVIIYGHSIADLDAIGAAYGIYEIAKSFNKKAYIGNITFDNTASLMMNEMKQVLSEPYSVKTMDVLTKMTNEKTMVVFVDNSDVARTDNPHALVNTDRNNVFVLDHHRVGKSVDYCPRTNVYIDTTASSASEIVTEIISFIENKVNISTTAAQLLLNGIYLDTSQFSKSVSQRAFAAAGYLESKGARGSVAGEILKIDNKTRETVENILKNLTEVKPGFFLAYSNIEASNDTISIAANEVLKIKGRVASFVVAKLKESKVPNTYKLSARGINTNVQIICESVGGGGHFGVAAAVSQEELSVFVDNIRHAIIMTGERKNESNFN, from the coding sequence TTGAAAAATAGAAATAAAATTATTTTAACAGCAGTAATCTTTGTGTTGTTTAGTCTTTCTTTTATTGGATTGTTAATTCCTCTTGTTATTTACAGAGATAACACTTATGTGTTATTTGGATTATTGTTAGGAATTTTAACAGTGTTAAGTGTTGAAGCGGCTGTGCTTTATTTTCTTATTTCACGTTTTGTCAAATCGCGTGAATTAATTAGAAAATCATTTAATTCTTTTATTGAAGATACCATGGCCAATAACAATATTGGAATTATTATTTATGATTCAGGACAAGAAATTGTTTGAAGTAGTTCATTTTTAAAATCGAAATTTAAAAATGATTTTATCGGATGAACAGTTGAAGATTTCTTTAATAAATTTCACAAAGACCGTAAAAAAATCGATCTTAATGAAAACAGAATTGAATTCTCAGATAGCAATAATATTTACGAAGCACAATTTTGGCCAATTTCTAGCACCATTGTAATTCGGGATATTTCCACTGAGCATTTGTTTAAAACTGAAGCTTGAGAACAAAAACCAGTCATTGGAGAAATTGAAATTGATAACTTCCAACTTTATCAATCAATTTTATCTGAAGAGCAATTCTTTCGTATTAACAAAGCTGTTATTGACACCATTGAAGATTATGTTAAAAAATATAACATCATTTATCGTCAATACACCAATGGAAAATTTATTATTTTCGCCAACGAAAAAACTTTAAGCCAACTTAAGCAAGAACACTTTGATTTGTTTATGAAACTTAATCAAAGAGATATAGCAGATGTAAATAAATTATCATTGTCAATGGGATTTGCAAGTGGTTGAAGTTCTCTGAAAGAGCAACTAGAACAAGCTAAAAAAGCTCTTTTACAAGCTCAAAGCCGGGGAGGAGATCAAGTTGCGATTTTCTCAAATACCCATAATCCAATTTACTTTGGTTCAAATTCCGAAATTGTAGCTGACAATAGTCGGACTAAAGTAAAAAATATTGCTTTAGAAATGAAGAAAAAACTGCTAAGTGATGAAATTGACAAAGTTATTATTTACGGACATTCTATTGCTGATTTAGACGCAATAGGAGCCGCTTATGGAATATATGAAATTGCCAAATCATTTAATAAAAAAGCTTACATTGGAAATATCACATTTGACAATACCGCTTCATTAATGATGAATGAAATGAAACAAGTTTTATCAGAACCTTATTCAGTTAAAACTATGGATGTATTAACTAAAATGACCAACGAAAAAACAATGGTTGTGTTTGTGGATAATTCCGATGTTGCTCGTACTGATAATCCCCATGCTTTAGTTAATACTGATAGAAATAATGTCTTTGTGTTAGATCATCACCGTGTAGGAAAAAGCGTGGATTATTGTCCAAGAACAAATGTATATATTGATACAACTGCTTCATCAGCTTCGGAAATTGTTACTGAAATTATCTCTTTCATTGAAAATAAAGTTAATATCAGCACAACGGCTGCTCAACTACTTTTAAATGGTATTTATTTAGATACCAGCCAATTTTCTAAATCAGTTTCCCAAAGAGCTTTCGCTGCTGCTGGATATTTAGAGTCTAAAGGTGCTCGCGGATCTGTGGCAGGAGAGATTTTAAAAATTGACAATAAAACACGTGAAACCGTTGAAAACATTCTAAAAAATCTTACTGAAGTTAAACCAGGATTTTTCTTGGCTTATTCAAATATTGAAGCTTCAAATGATACTATTTCAATTGCTGCTAATGAAGTTTTAAAAATCAAAGGAAGAGTGGCTTCATTTGTAGTTGCTAAACTAAAAGAATCTAAAGTTCCAAACACTTATAAACTAAGTGCTAGAGGAATTAATACTAATGTGCAAATTATTTGTGAATCAGTTGGTGGTGGAGGACACTTTGGTGTAGCTGCAGCTGTTTCTCAAGAAGAACTTAGTGTCTTTGTAGATAATATAAGACACGCAATTATAATGACAGGAGAAAGAAAAAATGAAAGTAATTTTAATTAA
- a CDS encoding diadenylate cyclase, with protein MLAVILIFVLLIFLIVLGILIVQVGPFLRDFISNKIIKNKYRSLGKSSQERLLYELRDAVEYLSKNKIGALITLENNENLDNLRTDGVILNANLSSSLLIAIFSKESPIHDGAVIIRDNKIYYASTFYKITRKSVDNSLGSRHRAALGISEQSDATTVVVSEETGTITILKGTSMTKVPLADFRETLLKYIKD; from the coding sequence ATGCTTGCTGTTATTTTAATTTTTGTCTTATTAATTTTTCTAATTGTACTAGGAATTTTGATTGTGCAAGTAGGACCTTTTTTAAGAGATTTTATTTCAAACAAAATCATCAAAAATAAGTATCGATCTTTGGGAAAATCATCGCAAGAAAGACTCTTGTATGAACTTAGAGATGCTGTTGAATATTTATCTAAAAACAAAATTGGAGCTTTAATTACACTTGAAAATAATGAAAATTTAGATAATTTAAGAACTGATGGGGTAATTTTAAATGCTAATTTGTCTAGTTCTTTATTAATTGCGATTTTTTCAAAAGAAAGCCCAATTCATGATGGAGCAGTCATCATTAGAGATAATAAAATTTATTATGCTTCTACTTTTTACAAAATCACTCGTAAAAGTGTTGATAATAGTTTAGGGTCACGTCATCGCGCTGCGTTAGGGATTTCTGAGCAATCAGACGCCACTACTGTTGTTGTTTCTGAAGAAACAGGAACAATTACTATTTTAAAAGGGACTTCAATGACTAAAGTGCCTCTTGCTGATTTTAGGGAAACCTTATTAAAATACATTAAAGATTAA
- a CDS encoding DnaB-like helicase C-terminal domain-containing protein — MSQNNFEKNSLNLIEPFLNPNTSFQDDEIEKNVLASMIWDEEMQQRGVQYLKENDFFILENKQVFRYILHLKNTAGSVFPYFDYANLIENLPKIQNNNAFSMINELLLSLISSKVVNETHFLSNIEKLIDFTKMRNLEAYYAYELHKIQKPNANLQWKEAYSDIQQFLSDNGQNSIQSSSFKHLRETSQELLKSIDERIIGESDDKSLKTKFEAVDKYVNGFKPGQFIVLAARPGIGKTAFALNIARNITLDNILQSNSQVINSLGEQKRKIRNVAFISLEMPASELTSRFLSTHSGIHLDKIQDPKKLNSIEKSKLDAATLSFNDMHVYFDDVPTSSIDDITWKLRLLNKNLNYELDLIIIDYLQLISGPDGAGGNRQQEVSIISRQLKTLALELKIPVMALSQLSRSVETREDKRPQLHDLRESGSIEQDADIVIFLSRNNDSKEKDMVYNTLVSVAKNRNGQPGIAGLQYNGSIVSFNEFIKEN; from the coding sequence ATGTCACAAAATAATTTTGAAAAAAACTCTCTTAATTTAATTGAACCTTTTTTAAATCCAAATACCTCTTTTCAAGATGACGAAATAGAAAAAAATGTTTTAGCATCAATGATTTGAGATGAAGAGATGCAACAAAGAGGAGTTCAATATCTTAAAGAAAATGACTTTTTCATTTTGGAAAATAAACAAGTTTTTCGCTATATCTTACATTTGAAAAATACAGCAGGAAGTGTGTTTCCGTATTTTGATTATGCTAACTTAATTGAGAATTTACCAAAAATACAAAATAACAATGCTTTTTCAATGATTAATGAATTGCTATTATCACTTATTTCTTCAAAAGTGGTTAATGAAACTCATTTTTTAAGCAATATTGAAAAATTAATTGATTTTACTAAAATGCGTAACTTAGAAGCATATTATGCATATGAATTGCACAAAATTCAAAAACCTAATGCTAATTTGCAATGAAAAGAAGCTTATTCAGATATCCAACAATTTTTATCTGATAATGGTCAAAATTCAATTCAAAGTAGTAGTTTTAAGCATCTAAGAGAAACCTCACAAGAATTACTTAAATCAATTGACGAACGCATTATTGGAGAAAGTGATGATAAATCACTTAAAACCAAATTTGAAGCAGTTGATAAATATGTTAATGGTTTTAAACCAGGACAATTTATCGTTTTAGCGGCTCGACCTGGAATTGGAAAAACTGCTTTTGCTTTAAATATTGCTCGTAATATTACTTTAGATAATATATTGCAATCTAATTCGCAGGTAATTAATTCTTTAGGAGAACAAAAACGCAAAATTCGCAATGTTGCTTTTATTTCGCTTGAGATGCCAGCTAGTGAATTAACCTCAAGATTTTTATCAACTCATTCAGGTATTCACTTAGATAAAATTCAAGATCCAAAGAAATTAAATTCAATTGAAAAAAGTAAATTAGACGCTGCAACATTGTCTTTTAATGATATGCATGTATATTTTGATGATGTTCCAACTAGCAGTATTGATGATATCACTTGAAAATTAAGATTGCTTAATAAAAATCTTAATTATGAACTAGATTTAATTATTATTGATTATTTACAATTAATATCTGGTCCTGATGGAGCAGGAGGAAATCGTCAACAAGAAGTTTCAATTATTTCAAGACAGCTCAAAACATTAGCTTTAGAGCTTAAAATTCCAGTTATGGCTTTATCACAATTATCTAGAAGTGTCGAAACACGTGAAGATAAGCGTCCCCAATTACACGATTTAAGAGAATCTGGATCAATTGAACAAGATGCTGATATTGTTATTTTCCTTAGTAGAAATAACGATTCTAAAGAAAAAGATATGGTGTATAACACCTTAGTTTCTGTTGCTAAAAACAGAAACGGACAACCAGGTATTGCTGGATTGCAATATAATGGATCTATCGTTAGTTTTAACGAATTTATCAAAGAAAATTAA
- a CDS encoding MHJ_0274 family protein, whose product MGDIYIWILFGAFILLIIGFIVYKVVREKLDARKEKKLLEEFKTEARKYSQSVVVTVNELIRLNQKELKSFEVSIGEMKMGDINFIASEYLKEMVKLDRFKRFVLPNPELELLVKHVNDLKDTKSNSWDSKCKNAIDFFAKEEQKAKDSMLEKEYEQEVEFMRQHYAFEKKKRIERR is encoded by the coding sequence ATGGGTGATATATATATTTGAATACTTTTTGGTGCATTCATTTTATTAATTATTGGATTTATTGTTTACAAAGTCGTAAGAGAAAAACTTGATGCACGCAAAGAAAAGAAACTGCTAGAAGAGTTTAAAACTGAAGCTAGAAAATATTCTCAATCAGTAGTTGTAACTGTTAATGAATTAATTCGTTTAAACCAAAAAGAACTAAAAAGCTTTGAAGTAAGTATTGGTGAAATGAAAATGGGAGATATCAACTTCATTGCTAGCGAATACTTAAAGGAAATGGTTAAGTTAGATCGTTTCAAAAGATTTGTATTACCAAATCCTGAATTAGAATTGTTAGTTAAACATGTGAACGACTTAAAAGATACTAAATCAAATTCTTGAGATAGCAAATGTAAAAACGCAATTGACTTTTTTGCAAAAGAAGAGCAAAAAGCCAAAGATTCCATGCTTGAAAAAGAATATGAACAAGAAGTTGAATTCATGCGTCAACATTATGCTTTTGAAAAGAAAAAGAGAATCGAAAGAAGATAA
- a CDS encoding hemolysin family protein, producing the protein MSLGLLIGLSIVLFILFLLSAIFSGSETAYSTISVAKINHMVEEKVRNANLIQKQRSKFNQILGTILIGNNIVNVGSSVLTSFLLGLAFDSNSVWPTVISIAIVTPILLIFGEIGPKLIAKHNPEKYLQVFAPFIEVMYWFLWILTLPISKIGKELLVTHTEDELKTMINLAQNEGVLQTAESILVKNALDLDSTKVQQHYVRLKDVSYLDYRDNVAKAHQLFKETNYSRLPIMKNDNLIGMVMLKDIFHLKRGKVINYMQTVPYISVNSLLSSALDKLRKARAQMAFVVENNNSTKVKGIITIEDILEEIVGEIYDEHDDDEEIYELSLEKSQVQAELYVYDVFKQLDIEVSLLNEDEEELTLEQYLLKKTGDKKLYKKTSFVLDEKYQFKVISIAKDKKSHSIIEINKL; encoded by the coding sequence ATGAGTTTAGGATTGTTAATTGGGTTATCAATTGTTTTATTTATTTTGTTTTTACTTAGTGCCATTTTTAGTGGAAGTGAAACTGCATATAGCACTATTTCAGTGGCTAAAATTAACCATATGGTCGAAGAAAAAGTTCGCAATGCGAATTTAATTCAAAAACAAAGAAGTAAGTTTAATCAAATCTTAGGAACTATTTTAATTGGAAACAACATCGTGAATGTTGGTTCATCAGTATTAACTTCTTTTTTATTGGGATTGGCTTTTGATAGCAACAGTGTATGACCAACAGTGATTTCAATTGCAATTGTCACTCCGATTTTACTTATTTTTGGTGAAATTGGTCCAAAACTAATTGCAAAACACAATCCAGAAAAATACTTGCAAGTTTTTGCTCCTTTTATTGAAGTGATGTACTGATTTTTATGAATTTTAACTTTACCAATTAGTAAAATTGGAAAAGAATTATTAGTCACTCATACTGAAGATGAACTTAAAACAATGATTAATTTAGCCCAAAATGAAGGGGTTCTGCAAACGGCTGAAAGTATATTGGTAAAAAATGCTTTGGACTTAGATTCAACCAAAGTGCAACAACATTATGTTCGTTTAAAAGATGTTTCTTATTTAGATTATCGAGATAATGTTGCTAAAGCCCATCAATTATTTAAAGAAACCAATTATTCAAGATTACCAATTATGAAAAATGATAATTTAATTGGAATGGTTATGCTTAAAGACATTTTTCACCTTAAACGCGGAAAAGTAATTAATTACATGCAAACTGTGCCTTACATTTCTGTTAACTCTTTATTATCTTCGGCTCTAGATAAGCTCAGAAAAGCAAGAGCTCAAATGGCGTTTGTAGTTGAAAATAATAATTCAACTAAAGTTAAAGGAATTATTACTATCGAAGATATTTTAGAAGAAATTGTGGGTGAAATTTATGATGAGCACGATGATGATGAAGAAATTTATGAATTATCATTAGAAAAATCACAAGTGCAGGCCGAATTATATGTTTATGATGTGTTTAAGCAACTTGACATTGAAGTTTCTTTACTAAATGAAGATGAAGAAGAACTAACTTTAGAGCAGTATTTACTTAAGAAAACAGGCGATAAAAAGCTGTACAAAAAAACATCATTTGTTTTAGATGAGAAATATCAATTCAAAGTCATTTCAATTGCCAAGGACAAAAAAAGTCATAGCATTATTGAAATTAACAAACTTTAG
- the rsgA gene encoding ribosome small subunit-dependent GTPase A, whose protein sequence is MKGKIFSIIGGVYTVELQNGEQIKISAAGKLRYLNVTPLVGDDVEIINNQVSEILPRKNSFIRPKVANVDQMILLMSFKEPEFSSFLLDKYLSIVENKKIKPILFFTKYDLTNENHWYEQYQKMNYEVYLINNTSSEYVNSIKNIFQDKYSVFMGQTGVGKTTTINKLSNNNYQTQSISKALGRGKHTTRAIHITPFNNGYLIDTPGFSSLDLDMDKYELARSFASFDTLAQQCKFRSCLHLNEDQSVCAIKQAINTDVVPNFRYENYVKLQAQLKEREK, encoded by the coding sequence ATGAAAGGTAAAATTTTTAGTATCATCGGTGGAGTTTATACTGTTGAACTACAAAATGGTGAACAAATCAAAATTTCCGCCGCTGGAAAGCTACGCTATTTAAATGTCACCCCTTTAGTAGGAGACGATGTTGAAATAATAAACAATCAAGTAAGCGAAATTCTCCCTCGTAAAAATTCTTTTATTCGCCCTAAAGTAGCAAATGTAGATCAAATGATTTTGCTGATGTCTTTTAAAGAACCTGAATTTAGTTCGTTTTTGCTTGATAAATATTTAAGTATTGTTGAAAACAAAAAAATCAAGCCGATTTTATTTTTTACTAAATACGATTTGACCAACGAAAATCATTGATATGAACAATATCAAAAAATGAACTATGAGGTGTATTTAATCAATAACACATCTAGCGAATACGTTAATTCAATAAAGAATATTTTTCAAGACAAATATTCAGTATTTATGGGTCAAACCGGAGTTGGAAAGACTACAACTATTAATAAATTAAGTAATAATAATTACCAAACTCAGAGCATTTCTAAAGCTTTAGGAAGAGGAAAACATACCACTAGAGCCATTCACATTACCCCTTTCAATAATGGATATCTAATTGACACTCCAGGGTTTTCTTCACTAGATTTAGATATGGATAAGTACGAATTAGCTCGTAGTTTTGCTAGTTTTGATACTTTAGCACAACAATGCAAATTCCGTTCATGTTTGCATTTAAATGAAGATCAATCAGTGTGTGCGATTAAACAAGCAATTAACACTGATGTTGTGCCTAATTTTAGATATGAAAACTACGTGAAATTACAAGCTCAACTTAAAGAAAGAGAGAAATAA
- a CDS encoding ribulose-phosphate 3-epimerase, whose translation MKKYVTPSLLNVDAGDRLQMATTLIEQGIKWIHYDVMDGEFVPNTAIEPQEIMEINKKGPQHFKDAHLMVSDPYLYANLLAEHVDILTFHYEAIVDDTDEFLNYILDNKDQMKFGLAIKPNTSVESIKEYLPHLALVLVMSVEPGKGGQKFMPVAIDKIKELKHLRSLHGYQYLIQVDGGINGETGPLCFKAGADACVAGTYLIVEPTKERINTIFGEKYAK comes from the coding sequence ATGAAAAAATATGTTACACCTAGCTTATTAAATGTGGATGCTGGTGATCGTTTACAAATGGCCACCACATTAATTGAACAAGGAATTAAATGAATTCACTACGATGTTATGGATGGTGAATTTGTTCCAAACACTGCCATCGAACCTCAAGAAATTATGGAAATAAATAAAAAAGGACCTCAACACTTTAAAGATGCACACTTAATGGTAAGCGATCCATATCTATATGCAAACTTGTTAGCTGAACATGTTGATATATTAACATTTCACTACGAAGCAATTGTTGATGATACTGATGAATTTTTAAATTATATTTTAGATAATAAAGATCAAATGAAATTTGGTTTAGCTATTAAACCTAACACTTCTGTTGAAAGTATTAAAGAATATCTTCCTCATTTAGCTTTAGTTTTAGTTATGTCTGTGGAACCAGGTAAGGGAGGACAAAAATTCATGCCCGTTGCCATAGACAAAATCAAAGAACTCAAACACTTACGTTCTTTACATGGATATCAATACTTAATTCAAGTAGATGGTGGAATTAATGGCGAAACAGGTCCTTTATGTTTTAAAGCCGGGGCAGATGCTTGTGTGGCTGGAACTTACTTAATTGTAGAACCTACAAAAGAAAGAATCAACACAATTTTTGGTGAAAAATACGCAAAATAA